Proteins encoded within one genomic window of Rhododendron vialii isolate Sample 1 chromosome 1a, ASM3025357v1:
- the LOC131300188 gene encoding nifU-like protein 3, chloroplastic isoform X3 has product MGAISTPTQRLRATPTTAIYKSVYKKPVADCSILSSKKNSFLFGQFTARHFRGFHSIHGIRKHAGGRVFSPTCVLPLTEGNVEKVLDEVRPGLMADGGNVALHEIDGLVVVLKLQGACGSCPSSTMTLKMGIETRLRDKIPEIQEVEQILDAETGLELNEENVEKLLSEIRPFLVGTGGGVLELVQINDYIVKVRLSGPAASVMTVRVAITQKLREKISSIAAVQLID; this is encoded by the exons ATGGGCGCAATCTCAACCCCGACTCAACGTCTCAGAGCAACACCAACCACAGCAATATACAAGTCCGTCTACAAG aaACCGGTTGCTGATTGCAGTATTTTGTCATCGAAGAAGAACTCGTTTCTCTTTGGCCAATTCACTGCTAGACACTTTCGGGGATTCCATTCAATTCATGGCATTAGAAAGCATGCCG GTGGTCGTGTGTTTTCACCAACATGTGTCCTCCCACTGACTGAGGGGAATGTTGAGAAGGTGTTGGATGAAGTGCGACCGGGCCTAATGGCGGATGGAGGGAATGTGGCTCTGCATGAAATTGATGGTCTTGTTGTGGTACTAAAGCTGCAAGGAGCATGTGGTTCTTGTCCAAGTTCAACTATGACACTCAAAATGGGAATCGAAACTCGGCTCCGAGATAAGATCCCAGAAATTCAAGAAGTGGAGCAAATTTTGGACGCCGAGACTGGCCTTGAGCTGAATGAGGAGAATGTCGAAAAG CTTCTCTCAGAGATAAGACCATTCCTTGTTGGCACCGGGGGTGGAGTACTTGAGCTTGTTCAAATCAACGATTACATTGTCAAAGTCCGGCTAAGTGGTCCGGCAGCTAGTGTTATGACGGTACGAGTCGCTATAACACAGAAGTTGAGAGAGAAGATATCTTCCATTGCAGCGGTCCAGTTGATTGATTAA